From Zonotrichia leucophrys gambelii isolate GWCS_2022_RI unplaced genomic scaffold, RI_Zleu_2.0 Scaffold_101_159032, whole genome shotgun sequence, the proteins below share one genomic window:
- the LOC135460804 gene encoding olfactory receptor 14A16-like — protein MSNSSSIRHFLLLAFAHTRQLQLLHFCLLLGISLAALLGNGLIISAVACGHHLHTPMFFFLLNLALSDLGSICTTVPKAMHNSLWETRNISYKGCAAQLFFFLFFISAEFSLLTIMCYDRYVSICKPLHYGTLLGSRACAHMAAAAWASAFLYSLLHTANTFSLPLCHGNALGQFFCEIPHILKLSCSKSYLRELGLIVVGASLGFGCFVFMIFSYVQIFRAVLRIPSEQGRHKAFSTCLPHLAVVSLFLSTIMFAHLKPPSISSPSLDLALSVLYSVVPPALNPLIYSLRNQELKAAVWTMTTGWLQEH, from the coding sequence atgtccaacagcagctccatcaggcacttcctcctgctggcatttgcACACACGcgacagctgcagctcctgcacttctgcctcttgctgggcatctccctggctgccctcctgggcaacggcctcatcatcagcgccgtagcctgcggccaccacctgcacacgcccatgttcttcttcctgctcaacctggccctcagcgacctgggctccatctgcaccactgtccccaaagccatgcacaattccctctgggaaaccaggaacatctcctacaaaggatgtgctgcacagctctttttctttctgttcttcatctcagcagagttttccctcctgaccatcatgtgctatgaccgctacgtgtccatctgcaaacccctgcactacgggaccctcctgggcagcagagcttgtgcccacatggcagcagctgcctgggccagtgcctttctctattcactgctgcacacagccaatacattttccctgcccttgtgtcatggcaatgccctgggccagttcttctgtgaaatcccacacatcctcaagctctcctgctccaaatcttATCTCAGGGAACTTGGACTCATTGTGGTTGGTGCATCTTTAGGTTTcggttgttttgtgttcatgattttctcctatgtgcagatcttcagggctgtgctgaggatcccctctgagcagggacggcacaaagccttttccacctgcctccctcacctggctgtggtctccctTTTCCTCAGCACTATCATGTTTGCtcacctgaagcccccctccatctcctccccatccctggatctggccctgtcagttctgtactcggtggtgcctccagccctgaaccccctcatctacagcctcAGGAACCAGGAGCttaaggctgcagtgtggacaaTGACGACTGGATGGCTTCAGGAACACTAA
- the LOC135460805 gene encoding olfactory receptor 14C36-like has product MSNSSSISHFLLLALADKRPLQLLHFCLLLGISLAALLGNGLIISAVACGHHLHTPMFFFLLNLALSDLGSICTTVPKAMHNSLWDTRNISYSGCAAQLFFFVFFMSLEVSLLTVMCYDRYVSICKPLHYGTLLGSRACAHMAAAAWASAFLYSLLHTANTFSLPLCHGNALDQFFCEIPYILKLSCSKYYLRELGLIVVGASLGFGCFVFIVFSYVQIFRAVLRIPSEQGRHKAFSTCLPHLVVVSLFLSTGTFSYLKPPSISSPSLDLALSVLYSVVPPALNPLIYSLRNQELKAAVWRLMNRLFRKH; this is encoded by the coding sequence atgtccaacagcagctccatcagccacttcctcctgctggcattggcagacaaGCGGccgctgcagctcctgcacttctgcctcttgctgggcatctccctggctgccctcctgggcaacggcctcatcatcagcgctgtagcctgcggccaccacctgcacacacccatgttcttcttcctgctcaacctggccctcagcgacctgggctccatctgcaccactgtccccaaagccatgcacaattccctctgggacaccaggaacatctcctactcaggatgtgctgcacagctctttttttttgtgtttttcatgtcATTAGAGGTTTCCCTCCTGACcgtcatgtgctacgaccgctacgtgtccatctgcaaacccctgcactacgggaccctcctgggcagcagagcttgtgcccacatggcagcagctgcctgggccagtgcctttctctattcactgctgcacacagccaatacattttccctgcccctgtgccatggcaatgcgCTGgaccagttcttctgtgaaatcccataCATCCTCAAGCTCTCTTGCTCCAAATActacctcagggaacttgggctcATTGTGGTTGGTGCATCCTTAggttttggctgttttgtgttcattgttttctcctatgtgcagatcttcagggctgtgctgaggatcccctctgagcagggacgacacaaagccttttccacctgcctccctcacctggttGTGGTCTCCCTCttcctcagcactggcacattttcctacctgaagcccccctccatctcctccccatccctggatctggccctgtcagttctgtactcggtggtgcctccagccctgaaccccctcatctacagcctgaggaaccaggagctcaaggctgcagtgtggagactgatgaATAGACTATTTAGGAAACATTAA